The following nucleotide sequence is from Mesorhizobium sp. J8.
GGCCTGGTTGCCATAGAGCTCGACCGCGAGATCGTGGATGGCCCCCGCCGTCCTCGGCCCGAAGCCGAGCAGGTAGCCGCCCTGCATGCTGATCATCTTGCGGTTCGTGCCCGCCGGCGTCGAAGCGACGGCAGGATTGGCGAACAACTCATCCTCCGAGATCGGCGGACCGGCACCCTTCATGGTCAGGATGACATCCGGCCTGGCGCTGACGATCGCCTCGTCCGTCATCCCCTTGTAGCCGGAAAAGCCCTCGACCGCGTTGACCGCGCCGGCAAGCTTGATGATGCCGTCGGCCGCGGTGTCGCCGCCCGCGGCAAGAATCTTGCCGCCTTGCGTCGACAGCACGAACAGCACGCGCTTGCGCTCCTTGATCGCGGCCGTCTGCTTTTCCGCCGCCGTGAGCTTCGCATCCGTCTCGGCCGCCAGCTTCTCCGCCTTGGCCTCGACCCCCAGCGCCTTGCCGACGACGCGGATCTTTTCGAGGATGCCTTCATGATCGTAGCGGTCGGGCACCTCGATGAAGGGAACGCTCGACTTCTTCAGCACGTCGACCGCTTCCTTCGGGCCGCTGCCATGCAGCGCCAGGATTCCGCTCGGATTGACCGACAGCACCCCCTCCGGCGACAGCGCCCGCATGTAGCCGACATCCGGCAGCTTCGCCGCCGCCTCTGGATAGGTGCTGGTCGAATCGCGCGCCACCAGACGACCCTCCTCGCCGAGCGCGTAGACGATCTCGGTGATCGAGCCGCCGATCGAGGCGATCCGCGAAGTGTCCGAAAAGATGGTCGTGCCTTCTTCCGCCTTGGCCGGCTGCATGGCGACGGCAAGCAGAACGCCGAGCACCGGCGCAAGCGCCGCCCGGAAACTGAGAACAAAACGCATTGGATGCTACCTTATGCAGCGGTCGGGCTGGGAATGCGGGGCAGATTCTCGGCGAGAAAACGCCAGTCCTCGCGCTCGCCTTCGCCTTCATGGCGCTTGCCGAAGAACTGGATGATCATGCCGCCATTGGCGTCGTAGGCCTCCAGCGAGGTGACATGGCCGTCCTTGGTCGGCTTGCGCACCGCCCAGACCTCGTGGATGTGGTCGGTCCTCAGATGCAGATGGAAAGTCTCGTCGAGCACGTTGATCCACGGACCCATCGGCTTGACCGATCTGATCGGGCCGGAATGGATCTGGATGCAGCCGCGATTGCCCACGAAGCACATGATCGGCATCTCGCCTGCCGCCGCGTGATGGAATAGGGCGCTCACCGCGTTATTGTCGAGCAGCCAGGCATAGTCCTGGCCCACCATGCGCACCGCCTCGCGGCGGCTGAGCTTCAACGTCTTCAGCATGCCGAAGAACTGATGCACGTCGGTCAGCCGGCTCCAGCGGTCGCGCAGATCGTCGATCGAGGCGACCGAACCCTGCCCCTCGCCCTCTCCTTCCTCGGCGCTTGGAAGGATCGCGACGGTCGGTTCCTGGTTCGACGATTCGAGGCTCGCGACCAGTTTCTGGTAGGCATAGAGGTTGGATGCGGGCTTCAGATGCACCTTGTGCACCGCCTCGCCCGCCGCGTCGAAGAACTGCAGGCTGCGGCGGATTTCGTTGCCGTCGCGCTTCTCGACGGCAAAGCCATACGCCCAGACTTTCGGGAAAATGCGCAGGTCGATGTTTTCGCCAAGCACCATGGCGTTGTGGTTGCCGGTGACGACCTTGTCGTAGACGCCGATCTTTTCGTGCACGGCGCTTTCGTTGCGCGTGAGCGCCATCACCTCGCCGACCGCCTCGAGACCGATCAAAAGATCGTTGACGCGAGGCTCGACGCGAACGGCGCTGATGCCGCAATGCGCGGCGACCAGTTCCGCTTCCGAAATGCCCAATTGCGCCGAAAGATCGCGCTCCCGCATCTTGGGATTGTCCTGCCTCGCCCGCCGGATTTCCTCCGGCGACGGCTTAACGCGCTGGTCCATGTCGTTCACCTGTATTGCCTGATGTTCGTCTATCGCCCGCCGATTGCGGTCACTTGTTGAGGATCAGCTTGCCCTGGCGGGTGATCTTCAGGCGGTAGAGCGCGCCATGGTGCTCGATGCCGATCTCGTGCTCGCCCTGGAACAGCGTGTTGCTGGAGAGCGTCCTCACCGCCAACGGCACACGTTCGTAACGCATCTGCGTGTCTTCCGGGCGGCGGACGCGATAGCGGAAATCGTTGGGATTGTGCGTGTTCATCGGGTCGGTCCTTTCCTCTGACGGCCACCTCGGCCGCAGCCTGATAAAATGCCGATTAAATTCTTGACTCGAATAATCATGTTTACTAGTCAGTGCATTACCGGACTAAATGAGTCAACATTTAAGACGCCGGACGTGATCAAAAATGCGAGCGAGCCATTGGCCAGCCAGCTACGAGCCTGAAAATCTGGAGTTGGGGCATGGGGTTGGCGACTTGGGGACGGACGGGCCTGGCGGGCGATAGCGCGGGACCGGGCTTCCGATCGATTGCAAAGGCAATCGCCGCATTG
It contains:
- the hemP gene encoding hemin uptake protein HemP: MNTHNPNDFRYRVRRPEDTQMRYERVPLAVRTLSSNTLFQGEHEIGIEHHGALYRLKITRQGKLILNK
- a CDS encoding heme/hemin ABC transporter substrate-binding protein, encoding MRFVLSFRAALAPVLGVLLAVAMQPAKAEEGTTIFSDTSRIASIGGSITEIVYALGEEGRLVARDSTSTYPEAAAKLPDVGYMRALSPEGVLSVNPSGILALHGSGPKEAVDVLKKSSVPFIEVPDRYDHEGILEKIRVVGKALGVEAKAEKLAAETDAKLTAAEKQTAAIKERKRVLFVLSTQGGKILAAGGDTAADGIIKLAGAVNAVEGFSGYKGMTDEAIVSARPDVILTMKGAGPPISEDELFANPAVASTPAGTNRKMISMQGGYLLGFGPRTAGAIHDLAVELYGNQAAD
- a CDS encoding hemin-degrading factor encodes the protein MDQRVKPSPEEIRRARQDNPKMRERDLSAQLGISEAELVAAHCGISAVRVEPRVNDLLIGLEAVGEVMALTRNESAVHEKIGVYDKVVTGNHNAMVLGENIDLRIFPKVWAYGFAVEKRDGNEIRRSLQFFDAAGEAVHKVHLKPASNLYAYQKLVASLESSNQEPTVAILPSAEEGEGEGQGSVASIDDLRDRWSRLTDVHQFFGMLKTLKLSRREAVRMVGQDYAWLLDNNAVSALFHHAAAGEMPIMCFVGNRGCIQIHSGPIRSVKPMGPWINVLDETFHLHLRTDHIHEVWAVRKPTKDGHVTSLEAYDANGGMIIQFFGKRHEGEGEREDWRFLAENLPRIPSPTAA